The proteins below come from a single Zhouia spongiae genomic window:
- a CDS encoding class I SAM-dependent methyltransferase has translation MNREDHWNNIYNTKEHASVSWYQITPATSLDVIEKYRIPKNANIIDIGGGQSFFVDQLLKLGYTNITVLDISKEAIQRTKERLGNLANNVKWILSDIVSFDPEEKYDFWHDRATFHFLNDKNDIAAYQARLKTGLNKNGIAFIGTFSVDGPAKCSGIDITQYDENSLPERFDFLEKIECFRIDHTTPSEKNQNFIFCIFKHI, from the coding sequence ATGAACAGGGAAGATCATTGGAATAACATATACAATACCAAAGAACATGCTTCGGTGAGTTGGTATCAGATAACACCGGCCACTTCTCTTGATGTTATAGAAAAGTACCGCATCCCCAAAAACGCCAATATCATTGATATTGGCGGTGGGCAAAGTTTTTTTGTTGATCAGCTGTTAAAATTGGGATACACTAATATTACTGTTCTTGACATCTCAAAAGAAGCCATTCAAAGAACGAAAGAAAGACTGGGCAATTTGGCGAATAATGTTAAATGGATACTTAGCGATATCGTTAGTTTTGATCCTGAGGAAAAATATGATTTCTGGCACGACAGAGCAACTTTCCACTTTTTAAACGACAAAAATGATATTGCTGCTTATCAGGCGAGATTAAAAACCGGTTTAAATAAAAACGGAATAGCCTTTATAGGCACTTTTTCTGTAGACGGCCCTGCCAAATGCAGTGGCATTGATATTACGCAATACGATGAGAATAGTCTTCCTGAACGATTTGATTTTTTAGAAAAGATTGAATGCTTTCGTATAGATCATACCACACCTTCCGAAAAAAATCAGAATTTTATTTTCTGTATATTTAAACATATATAA
- a CDS encoding LytR/AlgR family response regulator transcription factor: MAEIKAILIDDEQSARNVLSNLLERASTNITILDSCNNLESGVQKIKELQPNVVFLDVQMPNYAGYEIARFFDVISFEIIFVTAYDHYAIKAFELNAIDYLVKPIDRNKLDIALKKLEHKLHQQASLVDYHSLLKTIKDKNCKKIVIPELGNRHILSLTDIVAIEADGAYSKIHVVNKTTIIASKNLKFFENTLSEELSFFRSHRAWIVNLAYIEFLNKTTLNLTLDNGTITAKISRSRISSFENSI, translated from the coding sequence ATGGCTGAAATCAAAGCAATTCTTATTGATGATGAACAAAGTGCGAGAAATGTTTTATCTAACTTACTAGAAAGAGCTTCTACCAATATTACCATTCTTGATTCTTGCAATAACTTGGAGTCTGGTGTTCAAAAAATAAAAGAACTACAACCCAATGTTGTGTTTTTAGATGTACAAATGCCTAATTATGCAGGCTATGAAATCGCAAGGTTTTTTGATGTCATATCATTTGAAATTATCTTTGTTACTGCTTATGATCATTACGCCATTAAAGCTTTTGAGTTAAATGCCATTGATTATTTAGTAAAACCTATTGACAGAAATAAACTAGATATAGCTCTTAAAAAGTTAGAGCATAAGCTACACCAACAAGCTTCATTAGTTGATTATCACTCCCTACTTAAAACCATAAAAGATAAAAATTGTAAAAAGATTGTTATTCCTGAATTAGGGAATAGACATATTCTTAGTTTAACAGACATCGTTGCTATTGAAGCCGACGGAGCTTATAGTAAGATACATGTTGTAAATAAAACAACTATTATTGCTAGTAAAAATTTAAAATTTTTCGAAAATACATTGTCTGAAGAACTTTCTTTCTTCCGTTCTCATAGAGCATGGATTGTTAATTTGGCTTATATTGAGTTTTTAAACAAAACAACTTTAAACCTCACTCTAGATAATGGAACTATTACAGCAAAGATTTCCAGATCAAGAATAAGTAGCTTTGAAAATAGTATCTAG
- a CDS encoding ISAon1 family transposase N-terminal region protein encodes MDPYIDLLKVLLPELLITHFDIAKHEINKDVLHLYFEEKNDIPKELSSEILISHGFHKAITIQDFPVRGKHVYLHIKRRRWLDKTTGQAVHRNWDLVAQGTRMTVEFAAFLKALGQYQD; translated from the coding sequence TTGGATCCATACATTGACTTACTAAAGGTTCTCTTACCTGAACTATTAATTACTCATTTCGATATTGCTAAGCATGAAATAAACAAAGATGTTCTTCATCTTTATTTTGAGGAGAAGAATGATATTCCAAAAGAACTTTCCTCTGAGATACTTATTTCACACGGTTTTCATAAAGCAATCACCATTCAGGATTTCCCCGTTCGTGGCAAGCATGTTTATTTACATATCAAGCGCCGTCGATGGCTAGACAAAACCACAGGGCAAGCTGTGCATCGAAATTGGGATTTGGTAGCGCAGGGAACTCGTATGACCGTAGAGTTCGCTGCTTTTTTAAAAGCACTTGGTCAGTACCAAGACTAA
- a CDS encoding MBL fold metallo-hydrolase translates to MNIEQIYTGCLAQGAYYIESEGEVAIIDPLRETQPYIDKAKAENATIKYVFETHFHADFVSGHIDLAKKTGATIVYGPNAKTSYDIYGAKDGEEFKLGKITIKAIHTPGHTLESTTYLLVDEGGNNHAIFTGDTLFLGDVGRPDLAIKQDLTKEDLAGMLYDSLRNKIMPLADDIIVYPAHGAGSACGKNLSKETVDTLGNQKKTNYALRTDMSKEEFVDEVLDGILPPPQYFSKNAMMNKEGYKEFEAVLEKGNVPLNPEDFEAIANHEGALVLDVRTQADFIKEHIPNSIFIGLNGQFAPWVGALITDLKQPILLVVPEGKSEEAVTRLSRVGYDNTLGYLAGGIENWKKSGKDIDRIDSIDAQEFEKRYTPELEILDVRKPGEFESTHLKTATNLPLDFLSENMNKIDKNNEYYVHCAGGYRSVIAASILKARGFDKLIDIAGGYGALKNTGIPKTNFVCPNSTK, encoded by the coding sequence ATGAATATCGAACAAATATATACAGGATGCCTGGCACAGGGAGCATATTACATAGAATCGGAAGGAGAAGTAGCCATTATTGATCCTTTGCGTGAAACGCAACCCTATATAGATAAAGCAAAAGCAGAAAATGCCACTATTAAATACGTATTCGAAACGCACTTTCATGCAGATTTTGTTTCGGGGCATATAGATCTTGCTAAAAAAACAGGAGCTACGATTGTGTACGGACCAAATGCCAAAACAAGCTATGATATTTATGGTGCAAAAGACGGAGAAGAATTCAAACTTGGGAAAATAACAATCAAAGCAATCCACACACCCGGCCATACACTTGAATCTACAACATATCTGTTGGTTGATGAAGGCGGAAACAACCATGCAATCTTTACCGGAGATACCTTATTTTTAGGAGATGTGGGACGTCCTGATCTTGCTATCAAACAAGACCTCACCAAAGAAGACCTCGCAGGCATGCTATACGATTCCCTTAGAAACAAGATCATGCCTTTGGCAGATGACATTATTGTTTATCCGGCTCATGGCGCAGGGTCTGCCTGTGGAAAGAACCTAAGTAAAGAAACTGTTGACACCCTTGGAAATCAGAAAAAAACCAATTATGCATTAAGGACAGACATGAGCAAAGAAGAGTTTGTAGATGAGGTACTGGATGGTATTTTGCCTCCTCCTCAATATTTCTCTAAAAACGCCATGATGAACAAAGAAGGCTACAAGGAGTTTGAAGCCGTTCTTGAAAAAGGTAACGTTCCCCTAAATCCGGAAGATTTTGAAGCTATAGCAAACCACGAGGGAGCTTTGGTTTTAGATGTCAGAACCCAGGCAGATTTTATCAAAGAACATATACCAAATTCAATATTCATTGGTTTAAACGGACAGTTTGCACCATGGGTAGGAGCATTGATTACCGACTTGAAACAACCTATATTATTGGTAGTACCGGAAGGAAAATCCGAAGAAGCGGTTACACGTCTTTCCCGTGTTGGCTATGATAATACACTTGGATATTTAGCGGGCGGGATTGAAAACTGGAAGAAAAGCGGTAAGGATATTGACAGGATTGATTCAATCGATGCCCAAGAATTTGAAAAGAGATATACTCCCGAATTAGAAATCCTCGATGTAAGGAAACCTGGTGAATTTGAATCTACCCATCTGAAGACCGCAACAAACTTGCCTTTGGATTTCTTAAGTGAGAACATGAATAAAATTGACAAAAACAATGAATATTATGTTCATTGTGCCGGAGGTTACCGATCGGTTATTGCTGCATCTATTTTAAAGGCAAGAGGATTTGACAAGCTGATCGACATAGCAGGAGGATATGGTGCATTAAAGAATACCGGTATCCCAAAAACAAATTTTGTGTGTCCCAACTCAACAAAATAA
- a CDS encoding ISAon1 family transposase produces the protein MVSTKTNDCHTIGGFYGVNGKKLQRHYRDYLSNFKEWRQKSHAKDWLIFPENMGKYLSIDETALSKGELYTIITNKKAKGKKGAIVAILAGTKAEPIIEQLLKIPKTLRDKVKEITLDMAHSMKMIVKKCFPKAIQVTDRFHVQKLALEALQDIRIKHRWEAIDLENEQIKQSKSTQKVFIPKTFPNGDTRKQLLARSRYLLYKAPNNWTQNQHIRSKILFEQYPDIKKAYDLVQGLRNIFNTATSIQTAYTKLAHWYKDVEQTGFKAFNTIANTITMNYKSILNYFINRSTNASAESFNAKIKAFRAQFRGVKNVEFFLYRLTTIFA, from the coding sequence TTGGTCAGTACCAAGACTAATGATTGCCACACCATAGGTGGGTTTTATGGAGTTAATGGCAAGAAGTTACAACGACACTATCGAGATTATCTAAGTAATTTTAAAGAGTGGAGGCAAAAGTCCCACGCTAAAGACTGGTTAATCTTTCCTGAGAATATGGGTAAGTATTTATCTATTGATGAGACCGCTCTATCCAAAGGAGAACTCTACACTATTATTACTAATAAAAAAGCTAAAGGTAAGAAAGGTGCTATTGTAGCTATACTTGCGGGAACCAAAGCTGAACCTATTATAGAACAACTGCTTAAAATCCCAAAGACACTTAGAGATAAGGTAAAAGAGATTACTTTGGATATGGCACATTCAATGAAAATGATTGTCAAAAAATGCTTCCCTAAAGCCATACAGGTAACAGATCGATTTCATGTACAAAAACTAGCCCTAGAAGCACTACAAGATATTAGAATCAAACATCGATGGGAAGCTATTGACCTAGAAAATGAACAAATTAAACAAAGTAAGAGTACACAAAAAGTGTTCATTCCAAAAACCTTTCCTAATGGGGATACCAGAAAACAACTCTTGGCTAGAAGTAGGTATCTACTCTATAAAGCACCCAACAATTGGACACAAAATCAACACATACGATCCAAAATCCTCTTTGAACAATACCCCGACATCAAAAAAGCATATGATTTAGTACAAGGATTAAGAAACATATTCAATACAGCTACCTCTATACAAACTGCTTACACCAAGTTAGCACACTGGTATAAGGATGTAGAACAAACAGGGTTTAAAGCTTTTAACACCATAGCTAATACGATAACTATGAACTATAAATCGATCTTGAATTATTTTATAAACAGGAGCACCAATGCTTCGGCTGAATCTTTCAATGCTAAAATAAAAGCGTTCAGAGCACAGTTTAGAGGAGTGAAAAATGTAGAATTCTTCCTTTATAGATTAACTACAATTTTTGCATAA
- a CDS encoding slipin family protein, with translation MSSYIIFIFIIAFFLLGIRIVFEYKRALKFRFGSYVKVLNPGFRWIIPFIETTQFVDMRVITINIPAQEIMTQDNVPCKINGVLFYKIINATQSILEVENYDFAISQLAQASLRDVCGKVELDTILSKREEIGNNIREIVDAETKDWGITVLDVKIKDIELPENMKRSMANQAEAERSRRARIILADAEKQAAQALLEAGELIDKSPSSIKLRLYQTLADIAAEKNSTIVFPFPEEALYKKENSAKKQKQLKKGKRK, from the coding sequence ATGTCTTCATATATCATTTTCATATTCATCATTGCATTCTTCCTTTTGGGAATAAGGATCGTTTTTGAATATAAACGAGCTTTAAAGTTCAGGTTCGGTAGTTATGTAAAAGTGTTAAACCCTGGTTTCCGGTGGATAATTCCATTTATTGAAACTACGCAATTTGTCGACATGCGCGTAATCACTATCAATATCCCAGCCCAGGAGATAATGACCCAGGACAATGTTCCATGCAAAATAAATGGTGTATTGTTTTATAAGATAATTAACGCCACCCAATCTATCCTGGAAGTAGAAAACTACGATTTTGCAATTTCTCAATTAGCTCAGGCATCACTTCGTGATGTTTGTGGTAAAGTAGAACTGGATACTATTTTATCCAAGAGGGAAGAGATTGGAAATAACATCCGTGAAATTGTCGATGCCGAAACCAAAGATTGGGGAATAACGGTTTTAGATGTTAAGATCAAAGATATTGAACTTCCTGAAAACATGAAGCGCTCCATGGCAAACCAGGCGGAAGCCGAACGTTCAAGAAGGGCCCGCATTATTTTAGCGGATGCAGAAAAACAGGCAGCTCAGGCATTACTCGAAGCCGGGGAGCTGATAGACAAGTCTCCTTCATCTATAAAACTGAGACTCTATCAAACCCTGGCCGATATTGCCGCAGAAAAAAATTCGACGATAGTTTTCCCTTTCCCTGAAGAAGCTCTTTATAAAAAAGAAAACTCCGCTAAAAAACAGAAGCAACTCAAAAAAGGGAAACGTAAGTAA
- a CDS encoding RNA polymerase sigma factor, producing the protein METNTLYTHKELVEKSRLGDRIAQYDLYIQYVDAMYNVSMRIVKIKEDAEDLVQDSFIEAFKNLSSFRHESTFGSWLKRIVVNKSINHLKLKRIPVVPFENEIYGIKDDEITEAPEMDIQKVIKGVKLLPVGFQQIINLYLIEGYDHVEIGEILGIATSTSKSQYHRAKKKLIEIIDGL; encoded by the coding sequence TTGGAAACCAATACCCTATATACTCATAAAGAGCTTGTTGAGAAGAGCAGATTGGGCGACAGAATTGCTCAGTATGATCTGTATATTCAGTATGTAGATGCGATGTATAATGTATCTATGCGTATAGTGAAGATAAAAGAAGATGCCGAAGATCTGGTTCAGGATAGTTTTATTGAGGCTTTTAAGAATTTATCGTCGTTCAGGCACGAAAGTACATTCGGTTCATGGTTAAAACGGATTGTAGTAAACAAAAGTATTAATCATTTAAAATTGAAAAGGATCCCTGTTGTACCCTTCGAAAATGAAATATATGGCATTAAAGACGACGAAATTACAGAGGCCCCGGAAATGGATATTCAAAAGGTAATTAAAGGAGTTAAACTATTGCCTGTAGGGTTTCAGCAAATAATTAATTTGTATTTGATAGAAGGTTACGACCATGTGGAAATTGGTGAGATTTTAGGAATTGCAACATCAACTTCAAAATCCCAATACCATAGGGCAAAGAAAAAATTAATTGAAATAATAGACGGATTATAA
- a CDS encoding ATP-dependent Clp protease adaptor ClpS, with protein MSTKERILEELLVEEEVQKQNEIVLYNDDVNTFDHVIETLVYACDHTPEQAEQCSIIVHYKGKCTVKTGDYDDLKPRCSKLLDAGLSAEII; from the coding sequence ATGAGTACAAAAGAGAGGATATTAGAGGAGCTGTTGGTAGAAGAGGAAGTACAAAAGCAGAATGAGATCGTTCTTTATAATGATGATGTGAATACTTTCGACCATGTTATTGAAACGCTTGTATATGCCTGTGACCATACACCGGAACAAGCAGAGCAATGTTCGATAATTGTTCATTATAAAGGTAAATGTACAGTTAAGACTGGAGATTATGACGATTTGAAACCAAGGTGCTCTAAACTACTCGATGCCGGACTTTCGGCCGAAATTATATAA
- a CDS encoding sulfite exporter TauE/SafE family protein, whose translation MSIEIILGYIAALIIGLVLGLVGGGGSILTVPLLVYLLGYNPVIATAYSLFVVGSSSLVGVVQKHKKGYVDFKTGLAFSFPSFLAVYLSRRFLVPNIPDIVFSIGNYDLTKEMAIMIFFACIMFIASTSMIRNKKDKKEFTEKQPYYQTFIQGLIIGTITGVIGAGGGFLYVPALVLWAGLSMKKAVGTSLVIVAINSLIGFTGDMQTLDIEWTFLLTFSSLTVIGILLGGHLSKYVSNKRLKKGFGWLILVMSLYILSKEIFNF comes from the coding sequence ATGAGCATCGAAATTATACTCGGATATATTGCTGCCCTTATTATAGGTCTCGTACTTGGACTTGTTGGTGGAGGCGGGTCTATACTCACAGTTCCTTTATTAGTTTATTTGTTAGGGTACAATCCCGTTATAGCCACAGCCTACTCATTATTTGTTGTAGGATCATCTTCTCTGGTTGGTGTCGTTCAAAAACACAAAAAGGGATATGTAGATTTTAAAACCGGCCTCGCTTTTTCATTTCCATCATTTCTGGCAGTATATTTATCGAGAAGGTTCTTAGTTCCGAATATTCCTGATATCGTATTCTCTATAGGCAACTATGATCTTACCAAAGAAATGGCCATCATGATATTCTTTGCATGTATCATGTTTATTGCCTCAACTTCAATGATCAGAAACAAGAAGGACAAAAAAGAATTCACAGAGAAACAACCTTATTACCAAACGTTCATTCAAGGACTTATTATAGGTACAATTACAGGTGTAATAGGAGCCGGAGGCGGATTTCTTTATGTGCCCGCATTGGTTCTTTGGGCCGGATTATCTATGAAAAAAGCAGTAGGCACTTCTTTGGTTATTGTTGCAATAAACTCTTTGATCGGCTTTACCGGAGATATGCAGACCCTCGACATCGAATGGACTTTCCTGCTAACGTTTTCATCGCTGACAGTCATAGGTATTTTGTTAGGAGGACATCTCTCTAAATATGTCTCTAACAAACGATTAAAAAAAGGTTTTGGATGGCTTATCTTAGTTATGAGTTTATATATATTAAGTAAAGAAATTTTTAACTTCTAG
- a CDS encoding sensor histidine kinase translates to MKIVSSHKQPFLLIKYILLLILCFAPILLQAQDPVFIQLSEKNKLPDNEFYNILEDRKGFIWLCANKGLYRYDGKTFKNYGNPLQRGASVFNTQEDNLGRIWCNNISGQFFYILNDKLHLFTDLSKYLNGELADFVITNDFLWVFTVRAIYKIDLKTKQILERHSTTKNFGTPFSSNNSIYVGAFDSIISINEDNNITSLIETKLPHKGKKGNAISLGKAIIFKTNSTYIYSQIRNKKNCFYKLNFSQKKLEPLKGLESLEKIKLYTIFEQNNETWITTNQGVWVFTFKNAAFQLKKRFLTDKHITKIIKDKDDNYWLASLNNGVCIIPNIHIETCNIPLKEENIKTLDKINDTTLVTGSNHGNVIFYNTNSHTSTTINLPANEGKLSKLKYNPNQQKIYISKGFRSYVLDYRNLALEKTRFFDGVKSFSLLAHNDLLYTNHDKVILLKNANYHGKGKFISTNKRTYDSFYDEKRHEVYVAFVDELAVYDSLWNKQVILNKEKPIYGKSITQTTNGIVWVATFKNGLLGIKDGKVIHHYTTENGLTSNIVEKIKADQNKLWIVNGNSIQEFDILTDKFKTLTKREGIKSYNISGIETVGNKSYFSSDKGLFSVDRNNAFKTLHPEVYFSAVEINEKDTLVTSNYTLKYNQNAIKISFNVNGFLFNQKGTYKYRLKGYNDTWLTTAIGENSIKYNSLAAGEYTFQVQPFLNSTNTTYEIKELYFLIKKPFWKTLWFILLIASLILGGTILYFKKAMQKKEKERIAQLEKISLEKELIAINLTALRSQMNPHFIFNALNSIQDLVLQQNTDASYDYIVLFAKLIRNTLSYANRDFIPIEKELEFLNVYLQLEKLRFGDDFTYTITYDAHEELEVPSLLVQPFIENALVHGLLHKEGEKELDITFHLSENTLQCLITDNGIGRKKSKEINLRQGNRHESFALNAIKKRLEIFQKQYAVKIGFVIEDIYKNSSPNGTRVIVTMPYRKRF, encoded by the coding sequence TTGAAAATAGTATCTAGTCATAAACAACCATTTCTTTTAATAAAATATATTCTTTTATTAATTTTATGTTTTGCTCCTATTTTACTGCAAGCACAAGATCCTGTATTTATACAATTATCTGAAAAGAACAAACTTCCCGATAATGAATTCTATAACATTCTCGAAGATCGTAAAGGTTTTATATGGCTATGTGCAAATAAAGGACTTTATAGATATGATGGTAAAACCTTTAAAAATTATGGCAACCCTTTACAACGCGGAGCTTCTGTATTCAACACTCAAGAAGATAACTTAGGACGGATTTGGTGCAATAATATTTCTGGTCAATTTTTCTATATCCTAAACGATAAGCTACATTTATTTACAGACTTAAGTAAATATTTAAATGGTGAACTGGCTGATTTTGTGATAACAAATGATTTTTTATGGGTTTTTACAGTGAGAGCTATTTACAAAATAGATTTAAAAACCAAACAAATATTAGAACGACATTCTACTACAAAAAATTTCGGAACTCCGTTTTCTTCTAACAATTCTATTTATGTAGGAGCCTTCGATTCTATTATTTCAATAAACGAAGACAACAATATAACTTCACTAATAGAAACCAAGCTCCCTCATAAAGGGAAGAAAGGAAATGCCATAAGTTTGGGAAAGGCTATTATTTTTAAAACGAACTCAACTTATATTTACTCTCAAATAAGAAACAAAAAAAATTGTTTTTATAAATTAAATTTCTCTCAAAAAAAGTTAGAACCTTTAAAAGGACTTGAAAGCCTAGAAAAAATTAAGCTCTATACTATTTTTGAGCAAAATAATGAAACCTGGATAACAACAAATCAAGGGGTATGGGTTTTTACTTTCAAAAACGCTGCTTTTCAACTAAAAAAAAGATTTTTAACAGATAAGCATATTACCAAAATCATTAAAGATAAAGACGATAATTATTGGCTTGCCAGTTTAAATAATGGTGTTTGTATTATTCCTAATATTCATATAGAAACCTGTAATATTCCTCTAAAAGAGGAAAATATAAAAACACTAGACAAAATAAACGATACTACTTTAGTTACAGGAAGTAACCATGGAAATGTTATTTTTTATAACACCAACTCCCACACTTCTACAACGATTAATTTACCTGCTAACGAAGGAAAACTGTCTAAACTAAAATACAATCCCAATCAGCAAAAAATTTATATTAGTAAAGGGTTTAGAAGCTATGTTTTAGATTATAGAAATTTAGCTCTTGAAAAAACCAGATTTTTTGATGGTGTAAAGAGTTTTTCATTATTAGCCCACAACGATTTACTTTACACCAACCACGACAAAGTTATTTTATTAAAAAATGCCAATTACCACGGTAAGGGAAAATTTATTTCAACAAATAAAAGAACCTACGATTCTTTTTACGATGAAAAAAGACACGAAGTTTATGTTGCCTTTGTTGATGAATTAGCTGTTTATGACAGTCTCTGGAACAAACAGGTAATTTTAAACAAAGAAAAACCCATCTATGGTAAATCTATAACCCAAACCACTAATGGTATTGTCTGGGTTGCTACATTTAAAAATGGCCTTTTGGGAATAAAGGATGGTAAAGTAATTCACCATTATACTACCGAAAATGGCTTGACATCAAATATTGTAGAAAAAATTAAAGCAGATCAAAATAAGCTATGGATTGTGAATGGTAACAGTATTCAAGAGTTTGATATTCTTACCGATAAGTTTAAAACACTAACCAAGCGAGAGGGTATTAAATCATATAATATTTCTGGGATCGAAACAGTCGGTAACAAGAGCTATTTCTCGTCTGACAAGGGTTTGTTTTCCGTTGACAGAAATAATGCTTTTAAAACATTACATCCTGAAGTATATTTTAGTGCGGTAGAAATCAATGAAAAAGATACTCTGGTTACTTCAAACTATACGCTAAAGTATAATCAAAATGCAATAAAAATAAGTTTTAATGTTAATGGCTTTTTGTTTAACCAAAAAGGAACATATAAATATCGTTTAAAAGGGTACAACGATACTTGGTTAACTACAGCTATTGGTGAAAACTCAATAAAGTACAATAGTTTAGCTGCAGGTGAATATACCTTTCAGGTACAACCTTTTTTAAATAGTACAAATACTACTTACGAAATAAAAGAGCTATACTTTTTAATAAAAAAACCATTTTGGAAAACGTTATGGTTTATCTTATTAATAGCTTCTCTTATTTTAGGAGGTACCATTTTATACTTTAAAAAAGCAATGCAAAAAAAGGAGAAAGAGCGCATTGCTCAACTTGAAAAAATATCTTTAGAAAAAGAACTGATAGCGATTAATTTAACTGCATTGCGTTCACAAATGAATCCGCATTTTATTTTCAATGCGTTAAACTCTATTCAGGATTTAGTTTTACAACAAAACACAGATGCTTCTTACGACTATATAGTATTATTTGCCAAGCTTATACGAAATACCTTGAGTTATGCGAATCGAGATTTTATACCGATAGAAAAAGAATTAGAGTTTTTAAATGTATATCTACAACTGGAAAAGCTTCGTTTTGGTGATGACTTCACGTATACAATCACCTACGATGCTCATGAAGAATTGGAAGTACCTTCTTTATTGGTTCAGCCTTTTATCGAAAATGCTTTAGTGCATGGTTTACTACATAAAGAGGGAGAAAAAGAATTAGATATCACCTTCCATTTGTCAGAAAACACCTTGCAATGCCTTATTACCGATAATGGTATCGGAAGAAAGAAAAGCAAGGAGATTAACCTCCGTCAAGGAAATCGTCATGAATCCTTTGCTTTAAACGCCATAAAAAAACGCTTGGAAATTTTTCAAAAACAATATGCTGTAAAAATAGGCTTTGTTATTGAAGATATTTATAAAAACAGTTCTCCTAATGGTACAAGAGTAATTGTAACCATGCCCTATAGAAAAAGGTTTTAG
- the prmA gene encoding 50S ribosomal protein L11 methyltransferase codes for MQMITYIGYDFKVSPVNPGNEILIAELGDVGFESFVETEDGLLAYINKEEWRENILDAIYILNSEEFEISYTFQDIEQVNWNEEWEKNFEAIEVDGRCTVRAPFHKEPKTTYDIVIEPKMSFGTGHHETTHMMIQHLLQMEMSGKKTLDMGCGTAVLAILAEMRGAKSVDAIDIDNWCYLNSIENVERNNCKSISVFEGDASLLADKSYDVIIANINRNILLRDIPIYVKSLSEGGTLLLSGFYKEDLEQIKERCSEFSLKFDENLEKNHWVAAKFLF; via the coding sequence ATGCAAATGATCACATATATTGGTTACGATTTTAAAGTATCACCTGTTAATCCGGGAAATGAAATATTGATTGCTGAATTGGGTGATGTCGGTTTCGAGAGTTTTGTAGAGACGGAAGATGGATTACTGGCGTATATAAATAAGGAAGAGTGGCGTGAAAACATATTAGATGCTATTTATATTCTTAATAGTGAGGAGTTCGAAATTTCATATACTTTTCAGGATATTGAGCAGGTGAACTGGAATGAAGAATGGGAAAAGAATTTTGAGGCTATAGAAGTTGATGGTCGATGTACAGTTCGGGCACCTTTTCATAAAGAACCGAAAACAACCTATGATATCGTCATAGAGCCTAAAATGAGTTTTGGAACCGGCCATCATGAAACGACCCATATGATGATTCAACATTTGCTCCAAATGGAAATGAGTGGGAAGAAAACCCTCGACATGGGATGTGGGACTGCTGTATTGGCAATTCTGGCTGAAATGAGGGGAGCCAAGTCTGTAGATGCCATTGATATCGATAATTGGTGTTATTTGAATTCGATAGAAAATGTTGAGCGCAACAATTGTAAAAGCATATCTGTATTTGAAGGCGATGCATCCTTATTGGCAGATAAGAGTTATGATGTTATTATCGCGAATATTAACAGGAATATCTTATTGAGAGACATTCCAATATATGTTAAGAGTCTTAGCGAGGGCGGTACTTTATTATTGAGTGGGTTCTACAAGGAAGATCTGGAGCAAATTAAAGAGCGTTGCAGTGAATTTTCGTTAAAGTTTGATGAAAATTTAGAAAAGAACCATTGGGTTGCAGCAAAATTTTTATTTTAG